Proteins encoded together in one Bradyrhizobium sp. CB82 window:
- the pcaG gene encoding protocatechuate 3,4-dioxygenase subunit alpha: MQDSVKPNGITPSQTVGPFFKYGLTPTGEYEWNDAFTNSTLTPDVTGDRLRIEGKVFDGDGIAVPDCMLEIWQADAQGRFADPQDKRALPNASFRGFARCGTDKDGNYSFDTIKPGVVPDPDGRPQAPHLLVAVFARGMLRHLYTRIYFSDDAGLASDPVLALVPVDRRATLIARREAGKPVYRLDLRLQGDHETVFFDV; the protein is encoded by the coding sequence GTGCAGGATTCTGTGAAGCCCAACGGGATCACGCCATCGCAAACCGTCGGTCCGTTCTTCAAATACGGCCTGACGCCGACCGGCGAGTATGAGTGGAACGACGCCTTCACCAACTCGACGCTCACGCCCGACGTCACAGGGGACCGCCTGCGCATCGAGGGCAAGGTATTCGACGGCGACGGCATCGCCGTGCCGGACTGCATGCTGGAGATCTGGCAGGCGGATGCGCAGGGACGCTTTGCCGATCCGCAGGACAAGCGCGCGCTGCCGAACGCCAGCTTCCGCGGCTTTGCCCGCTGCGGCACCGACAAGGACGGCAACTATTCCTTCGACACCATCAAGCCGGGCGTAGTGCCGGATCCCGATGGCAGGCCGCAGGCGCCGCACCTCCTGGTCGCGGTGTTCGCGCGCGGCATGCTCAGGCATCTCTACACCCGCATCTATTTCAGCGATGATGCAGGGCTCGCCTCCGATCCCGTACTGGCTCTGGTGCCCGTCGATCGCCGCGCGACGCTCATCGCCAGGCGCGAGGCCGGCAAGCCAGTCTATCGCCTCGACCTGCGGCTCCAGGGAGACCACGAGACGGTGTTCTTCGACGTGTGA
- a CDS encoding dioxygenase — protein sequence MIIERERDVTAAALAVMERTSDPRLRQIMVSLVKHLHGFVRDVRLTEAEFRDATAIVAELGKLTTDTHNEVVLMAGSLGVSPLVCLLNNGDQGNTETDQSLLGPFWRLNSPRVENGGSIVRSETPGAPLFVSARVVDRDGRPVAGAEVDVWHASPVGLYENQDPEQADMNLRGKFTTDQDGRFSFRSVMMVGYPIPTNGVVGRLLKAQDRHPYRPAHLHALIFKPGFKVLISQVYDPADPHIDSDVQFGVTQALIGKFLRHDSPHPTEHEVATPWYSLDHTYRLEAGEAVLPRPPIK from the coding sequence ATGATCATCGAGCGTGAGCGGGACGTCACGGCTGCGGCACTGGCGGTGATGGAGCGGACATCCGATCCGCGGCTTCGCCAGATCATGGTCTCCCTGGTCAAGCACCTGCATGGCTTCGTCCGCGATGTGCGCCTAACGGAAGCGGAATTCCGCGACGCTACGGCGATCGTGGCCGAGCTCGGCAAGCTGACGACCGACACGCATAATGAAGTCGTGCTGATGGCGGGCTCGCTCGGCGTCTCGCCGCTGGTGTGCCTGCTCAACAATGGCGATCAGGGCAATACAGAAACCGATCAGTCGCTGCTCGGACCGTTCTGGCGCTTGAACTCGCCGCGGGTCGAGAATGGCGGATCGATCGTCCGCTCCGAGACGCCCGGTGCGCCACTGTTCGTGAGCGCCCGCGTCGTGGACAGGGACGGCCGTCCCGTCGCGGGCGCGGAGGTCGATGTCTGGCATGCTTCGCCGGTCGGTCTCTATGAGAACCAGGATCCCGAGCAGGCGGACATGAACCTGCGCGGCAAGTTCACGACCGATCAGGACGGACGCTTCTCGTTCCGCTCGGTGATGATGGTCGGCTATCCCATCCCGACCAACGGCGTGGTCGGCCGCCTCCTCAAGGCGCAGGACCGGCACCCCTATCGTCCCGCGCATCTGCACGCCCTGATCTTCAAGCCCGGATTCAAGGTGCTGATCTCGCAGGTGTACGACCCCGCCGATCCGCACATCGACAGCGACGTGCAGTTCGGCGTGACGCAGGCGTTGATCGGCAAGTTCCTGCGCCATGATTCGCCGCATCCGACCGAGCATGAGGTTGCGACGCCCTGGTATTCGCTCGACCATACCTACCGGCTCGAGGCCGGCGAGGCCGTGCTGCCGCGTCCGCCGATCAAATAA
- the pcaH gene encoding protocatechuate 3,4-dioxygenase subunit beta — protein sequence MTFIYPADSNKAHPLPLSPDYKSSIKRAPHKPLIPMRHTLSELTGPVYGHETVREGDNDLTLQHKGEPLGERIIVHGHVRDEDGRGVPNSLVEIWQANACGRYVHLRDQHPAPLDPNFTGAGRTQSDASGYYRFVTIKPGAYPWGNHHNAWRPAHIHLSVFGHSFVSRLVTQMYFPGDPLFAFDPIFNAVPDEKARARMISSFDLENTQPEWALCYRFDIVLRGKNATPMENT from the coding sequence ATGACATTCATCTATCCCGCCGACAGCAACAAGGCGCATCCCTTGCCGCTGTCGCCCGACTATAAGAGCTCGATCAAGCGGGCGCCGCACAAGCCCCTGATCCCGATGCGCCACACGCTGTCGGAGCTGACCGGCCCGGTCTACGGCCATGAGACCGTGCGCGAGGGCGACAACGATCTCACCCTTCAACACAAGGGCGAGCCGCTCGGCGAGCGCATCATCGTGCACGGCCACGTGCGCGACGAGGACGGCCGCGGCGTGCCCAATTCGCTGGTCGAGATCTGGCAGGCCAATGCCTGCGGCCGCTACGTGCATCTGCGCGACCAGCATCCCGCGCCGCTCGACCCGAACTTCACCGGCGCCGGCCGCACCCAGAGCGATGCGTCCGGTTACTACCGCTTCGTCACCATCAAGCCCGGCGCCTACCCCTGGGGCAATCATCACAATGCCTGGCGGCCCGCGCACATCCATCTCTCGGTGTTCGGTCATTCCTTCGTCAGCCGCCTGGTGACGCAGATGTATTTCCCCGGCGATCCCTTGTTCGCGTTCGATCCGATCTTCAACGCGGTGCCGGACGAGAAGGCGCGCGCGCGGATGATCTCGTCCTTCGATCTCGAGAACACGCAGCCCGAATGGGCGCTGTGCTATCGCTTTGACATCGTGCTGCGCGGCAAGAACGCCACGCCAATGGAGAACACTTAA
- a CDS encoding phosphotransferase, with translation MTSSQLPAVAEPSYLTASLRKAGALDAGAVREVKVLHQRDTVVSHIARLGLRYVGESAGSPQTLILKTPHVDFAKTLAHGGRHEVAFYTKLSPKMPPGLVPRCFDGRFEEESSNWHLLLEDLTDSHEIATQWPLPPSREQTFAIVATLARWHAVWWDHPDLGDTVGTWASTEDSAQHMETFAGHYDRFADLLGDRLSEERRILFRRLIDQSARLSERYHLRRHLSITHGDAHTWNFFLPRTGVADTVRIFDFDLWGVNVPTNDLAYMMAMHWYPERRQALERSLLNLYHETLLANGITGYTRGALDRDYRWSVLWHITKPVWQWAINIPPGIWWHHLERVMMAVEDLGCEELL, from the coding sequence ATGACATCCTCACAACTGCCGGCGGTTGCTGAGCCCAGTTACCTCACGGCTTCGCTGCGCAAGGCCGGCGCGCTTGACGCGGGCGCCGTGCGCGAGGTGAAGGTGCTTCATCAGCGCGACACCGTCGTGTCGCACATTGCCCGGCTCGGCCTGCGCTATGTCGGGGAGTCTGCTGGTTCCCCGCAGACGCTGATCCTCAAGACGCCTCATGTCGATTTTGCCAAGACGCTCGCGCATGGCGGTCGGCACGAGGTGGCCTTCTATACGAAGCTTTCACCGAAAATGCCGCCGGGGCTGGTGCCGCGCTGCTTCGACGGGCGTTTCGAGGAGGAGAGCTCCAACTGGCATCTCCTGCTCGAAGACCTCACCGACAGCCACGAGATCGCAACCCAATGGCCGTTGCCGCCGTCGCGCGAGCAAACATTCGCGATCGTCGCCACGCTTGCACGTTGGCACGCGGTCTGGTGGGACCATCCCGATCTCGGCGACACCGTCGGTACCTGGGCGAGCACCGAAGACAGCGCGCAGCATATGGAGACCTTTGCCGGCCATTACGACCGTTTCGCCGATCTGCTCGGCGATCGCCTCAGCGAAGAACGGCGCATTCTCTTTCGCCGTCTCATCGACCAGTCCGCTCGGCTATCCGAGCGCTACCATTTACGCCGTCATCTCAGCATCACTCATGGCGATGCCCATACCTGGAATTTCTTCCTGCCGCGCACTGGTGTTGCCGACACCGTGCGCATCTTCGATTTCGACCTGTGGGGCGTCAATGTGCCGACCAACGACCTCGCTTACATGATGGCGATGCATTGGTATCCGGAACGCCGGCAGGCGCTTGAGCGCTCACTGCTCAATCTCTATCACGAGACATTGCTCGCAAACGGCATCACGGGATACACGCGCGGCGCGCTCGATCGCGATTACCGCTGGTCGGTGCTCTGGCATATCACCAAGCCGGTCTGGCAATGGGCCATCAACATCCCGCCGGGGATCTGGTGGCATCATCTAGAGCGAGTGATGATGGCGGTCGAGGATCTGGGGTGTGAGGAGTTGTTGTAG